The Humulus lupulus chromosome 7, drHumLupu1.1, whole genome shotgun sequence region TGGACACTCAATCAACTGAACAAAGAAACAGATATATATATCAGCAAAAATCATAGTACATCAATCTCATAGGTGAGCCAAGTCATTTTCGAGGTAAAGATCCTATGATATTTCAAATTATTACATGGAAAGTGATGTTTTTATAATTTGGCTGAGTCAAGCATGGTTCATAGACCAAGAAAGCTAACTAATGTATTTACCAGCTGGTGCATTGTCCACCTTGATACAAAAAAGAAGCTTTCAAGGCCCTCAACAAACTGTAATCCAGTTAAAAGAGAGTCATTGATGCATCCCGGTGCGCCTGTTTAACATGTTTCTGCTTAAATAATTTGAAGATACTGAAATTCACAAGTTTGCTGATACTAATATACTATAACAATTTGGAAAAGGAAACTACCTTGGAAAGGGCATGCAATACAAATCCACTTGTTCACATACTTTGCAAATACCTGCCAATGAATCAATTAAAACCCTTGTTAAGAATCTTCAAACATGAAGTACTCACACTTAGCAATACATACAAAGTTATATGTTTTAACAACTTTTTCTTTGTGGGTTTTGGGTAAGAATTGAAGAACAAACATGAACTGCTTATAGAGAAAATGTGCGCACATCGTTATGGAGGGACAAAAAGCACGAGACAAGCAATCCGCCCATCGAGTGTGAAATTATGTTAACTTTTCTGCCCCCTGAAGCCTTGTAAGCAGTTTCCAACTTCACCTTAAGGCCTTCCATCAACTTATCAATTCTTCCAACATATAAACATGGCACATAGGATTAGCGAAATGGCAGACTCGAACAAGCACCAGAAGAAGGAATTTCTATGAAATGAATTACCGATTGCTTTGTCTGAAATCATAACCATATCCAAACAACGTTGTTCCCTTCTTATACCCAAATTTTATAAGCATTTCTATCATAGCATGGAAATAGTAGACATCTGTGACATGTAAGCATTTTATAACCTGGAAAAGGAAAAGAACTAGTTTCATACAACCTAAAAGCTAAGGTAAACAGATGTTTTAGCAACAAACATTCGAAGAACCAAATAAAGATAAACATAATGCAACTAAGAGTAACCAAGAGGAATGGTTTGGCTCAGATGGAACAACAGTTCAGGACTTCACAACATCAATAAGCATTATCAGATATATTAAGTCCTTATTTTCTGAAAGGaaatgtgagaatattggaaatggTCAAATTATAGGCCACATTAGCCACTTAAAAAAGTGAGAATTTTGGGGAAGAAAAATAAATCAATACCGGAGATGGATCTAAAATGTCAATTGCATATAGGCCATAGTCATCATCAGGTACCAACAGTTGAGTATCTTTATCTAATGATTCAGTATAACCTGAAAAAACACccaaaaataaacatataaaagACTTCAACGAGCCCATTTTGACATACCCAACTGATTATAGAACCAAGTTTTGAAGTTTACTACTTCAAAAGAAACATCCCTAAGCAAATAAAGATAAAATATTGTACCTTTGAGCAATTCTAAAGCTAGAAAAGAATACAGCAAAACTAGTTACTAAGGCAGTAAAATtacataaaattacaaaattctctctttttcctttctttctcagCAACCAAACGGTCCAAACCCCGTCCCAAAGgaaaaacatataaataaattgaAATTAAACAAAACCCAGAACAAAGCAAAGGAAAACAACAAAACATGAATGTGTGTAAAGAGAAAGAGAGCACCTGTTTGAGGATTATAGATAGACCAAATTTTCTTCTTGAACTCCAAGTCCGCCAAGAGGATCCGGACCCAAACCCGGGTCTCAATTCCGAGTTTCTTCCCCTTGGAGTTGAGAATGGAGCCTCCAATGCCGGAGATGAGGATAACTGGGTCGAGTTGAGGTGGGTCGCTATCGGAGCTCCGGTTACCGAAACATGGGAAAAATGAAAAACAGTCCATCATAGTCTAGACTCCAAAACCAAAGAATATGATATGCAAACTGACCCAAATGAGAGATAATCAAGAAAAGTGACGAAGCTTGTGAATTAGTGCAGTAGGTTGAAAATGGAGTGATTATGCAACAGAATTAACGAACTAAGATGAGTACTTCTTCTAAACTCTTAAACACACCCAGTTAAGCTAAACTGGTCACAAACAACCTCAACTATCGAATGAATCCCTCGGCCTAGTGAAAACT contains the following coding sequences:
- the LOC133790468 gene encoding phospholipase A(1) LCAT3, which codes for MMDCFSFFPCFGNRSSDSDPPQLDPVILISGIGGSILNSKGKKLGIETRVWVRILLADLEFKKKIWSIYNPQTGYTESLDKDTQLLVPDDDYGLYAIDILDPSPVIKCLHVTDVYYFHAMIEMLIKFGYKKGTTLFGYGYDFRQSNRIDKLMEGLKVKLETAYKASGGRKVNIISHSMGGLLVSCFLSLHNDVFAKYVNKWICIACPFQGAPGCINDSLLTGLQFVEGLESFFFVSRWTMHQLLIECPSIYEMLANPDFNWKKQPLIRVWRKQSKGGETSVELESYGPLASINLFEEALRKNELDFDGKKIALPFNYAILKWASRTRQVLNNAKLPDGVSFYSIYGTSFETPYDVCYGSKTSPIEDLSEICHTLPEYSFVNGDGTVPAESAMADGFEAVERVAIPASHRQILQEESVFKLIQKWLELDQKVVSQNSKTSRVADASSSMNFQM